From the genome of Pelosinus fermentans DSM 17108:
CATCATCTTGACGTACAATGACTCCCTGTAGGTCAATTCCTCGTGCTAATGCTTGATTCAGAATGCGAGCAGCATCTTCAAAATCAATGTTTTCGGGGATGACACAAATCACTTTTTCTCCAGAAGCAAGGCTTTCCAGCTGACTGAAGGAAACGGTCTGCCCAACGCCTAAACCTACACCGCCTGGGGTAGATGGATTATGTCCAATCATTGTGGATTCTGTAATAATTGTTTCGGTAATGGTTTCCATTGCCAAGTCACCAATTACAGGTGTTGCTTCATTCAACCTGATTTCAGACAAGTCCGCCATTGTCATTCCAGATTTTTTCAACGCTTCTTCTAAAGCTATGACAATGCCTGGAATATTTTCCAGCGTACCTTTTATGCCTGTAGTCTTGACAATACTACTGGTATAAAACTTTGTTACCTTTGCTGATTCCATTGCAGCTAAGCAAACTTCTGTTGTAGAATTCCCAATATCTACACCTGCAATTATAGCCATGAAAATTCCACCTTACTCCGCTCTGAGACGATTACGCCGTTCGTATACTCCTGCAGCCTCTCTCACAAAAGCGGCATTTATTTTTGCATTATATTTCGTATCTAATTCGTCTGCAATAGCTATTAATTCTGCTCTAGTGGACCGATAAGGACGAAGAGCATTGTAAATTTGCAGTATTCGTTCATCAGGAATGGCCGTTAATTCAGCAGCCCTGCGCAAATTGTCACCAAACTGCGTTCTGCCAACGCCATCTGCGATTTCACCTTGCATACGTAATGTTTCCGGAGCAATACGTACATCCTGGGGTTTAACATCACCATTTAACACATTTGCTAAAGTAATATCTGAAAGTTTCTTTCCTGTAGGAGATTTTAATAACTCCGGTCTTTTGGTAGCTAAAGGATAGTCACGATCCGGATTTAATCCTTGAGCAGCCACTGTTGGAGCAGCCTGGGCTGTTTGCGCTGCTGGTGCACTGCCTTTCGTCATGGATTTTAATACTTCACGAACCATATCCTCAATCATTTTTTCTTGAGACATATCAATCACCTCCGCTTAGTTAAATTTCACTTCGATTTCGACTGGCTTAGCGCCTTGAATTACATGTTCGGTTTCTTTTATGTGCAATACGGCTGCTTTTGCCTGAAACTTTGGTCTCGCCATTTGATCATTTTTCGTTGGTACTGGCACAGGAGATTCACCCTTTGCATATTTTGCCGCATTGCGCCCAATGGCACGATAGGCTGGCAAATCAAGTAAAGGAGATTGGGAGAAAAGTTCCAGATTACTAAGTGGCGGCAAATCTTTCTGATGAATTACCGTTGTCCCTCTGGATTGTATACCAATAGCAATTCCAGATCCGCTTAGCTTAGTACCATCATGTGCATCAAAAGCAACGTCAGATGTACGCAGTACTCTTATTACTCTGGCAATTAACCCTTCTTCTTCAATGCCTGCGATCATTTCACGCAATACATCACTGTGAGGAATATTTACAATGGTTTTATTTTGATATTTCCCAAAAGCTGGAGCCAAGGCAATTACCACTTCATCGGCTCTTGTGCCTGGACGTGCTTCCCCTTTTTCCACTAAGGTCATAGGACGTCCTGCAATAGCAGCTGTTGCTGTACTTGTAGTAGGTTTAGGCTGTTCCATACCTTGCAGCACTTGCAGAATGATTTCTCGAATCACTTGCTCGTTAATTTGCATTACACTACACCTCTCTTTCTAACTTAAGCATCATAATCAGACGGATTGATTGCCTGACTGATGTTTTTGATTTCATTCCATCTTTCATTACTAATTTGGTAGCCAGTTCCTGGACCTTGATAGTCATTACGGCTGTTTACCGCACTGATAACATTAAAGTTTTTGTCCAGAATCGCGGATGTATGGAGATAATCTCCGGAAATACGCTGTTTCAAAATATTTAAGATATGTTCCGCCAAATCGGTAAAGCCAGTTTTAGCCAATGCTTTGACGATATCGATGCCTGTAATGCCGCGGCTCATTAGCTCTTGAGCAGCTTTTAAATCTTCAACTACATTACGTGCCGGCACATCTTTACTGCCGTGAGCATAAGTCGCAGCTTCCACTTCTTCATCGGTAATTGCCGGGAAGCCCAGTTCCTTAAATACAGCTTGAAGTCCTTTGGCTGCCTTATTACGAACTGCGATGACTTCTTCTTCTAAAGCCGGACGCAAGCCGCCGTCTACTTTCAAGTCGCGCTGCAAGATATTCCAATCATCATAATCATCAACATCCCAGTTTGAACCAGCAAACATATTATCATAGTTGGGTACACCGCTATAGCCGGAGCAGATAAAGTCTGTACCAGGAAGGAACTGCATTAAGGTACGGGCAGTTTTACGAATATCCGAATGTGTAAAGGTTTGGTCGTTACTGGATGCTACTTCCATGTCTAACATCGCTGCGCAAAGGTTTTCTGCCAATACAGCGCGAATCCCCGATGGCACAGCAGCCGGCACGCCAATACAACTTACAGAGCCATTCTGCAGACCTTGTACTCCAGCGCCTCTGGTAAGCATGATGCAGCGAATTTCCAAATACAGCATGGATTTTCCTTCTGCGTAGCCCATTTGTACTTCTGAGCCAGTACCGGAAGTAAATCTCATTTTCAAGCCCCGTGAAGCATAGGCTGAAGCAAGAAATGCTTTTGACCAAGGTGTATCATCACCATCAACAAATACATTTTCTGTACCATATACGGATATCGTTTCTGCATAGGCAGTAATACCGCGCATACCAAGTTCCAGTTCCGTTGCTTCTTCCAAAGCACATTGAATCAGTGTTCCACCTCGACCAGCCTGGCTGCCGATTAATAATGCCAAGGCATTAAAAGGAGCATAACGTACAACAGCAACGGTAGTTTCCATTTCATCAAAACCACGCAATGCAGCTTCTGCACCATCAGCAGCAATCAAAACTGGATTATCATTTACATTCGTAATATGACATTGGTTAGAAGGAATTTTGCGAGCCCGCATTTTCTGCATAGCCATCATCATTTCTACTACATTCATGGTATTAAACACAGCTGTCAGTTTGGCAGCGGTTAAACCGCGCACAATGTCAACTACTTCTTTTCTCGAAACATTTACATCAACAAGCATTTTGGCAATTTGGCTAGCTTCCATTGCCATTGCTTTTTCAGCAATCTTTACATCAATCGCATAATCGGCAATGAACTGCTCAATAAAATCGAAATTACTGCGAGCAACGCCGTCCATTTCTACGATTTTGCCATTCTCAATTTTGATACTAGGCACCGGATCGTTAGGGCTGCCCATAGCGATCAGGCCAACCTCCGGCCATTCTTTTACGAAACCGTCCTGATTTACAGGGCGGGCAGCTAAGACTTCAAAACGTTTTGATTTCTTCATTGTTTTCCCCTCCCTGCTT
Proteins encoded in this window:
- a CDS encoding diol dehydratase small subunit, with translation MSQEKMIEDMVREVLKSMTKGSAPAAQTAQAAPTVAAQGLNPDRDYPLATKRPELLKSPTGKKLSDITLANVLNGDVKPQDVRIAPETLRMQGEIADGVGRTQFGDNLRRAAELTAIPDERILQIYNALRPYRSTRAELIAIADELDTKYNAKINAAFVREAAGVYERRNRLRAE
- a CDS encoding propanediol/glycerol family dehydratase medium subunit, encoding MQINEQVIREIILQVLQGMEQPKPTTSTATAAIAGRPMTLVEKGEARPGTRADEVVIALAPAFGKYQNKTIVNIPHSDVLREMIAGIEEEGLIARVIRVLRTSDVAFDAHDGTKLSGSGIAIGIQSRGTTVIHQKDLPPLSNLELFSQSPLLDLPAYRAIGRNAAKYAKGESPVPVPTKNDQMARPKFQAKAAVLHIKETEHVIQGAKPVEIEVKFN
- a CDS encoding propanediol/glycerol family dehydratase large subunit; amino-acid sequence: MKKSKRFEVLAARPVNQDGFVKEWPEVGLIAMGSPNDPVPSIKIENGKIVEMDGVARSNFDFIEQFIADYAIDVKIAEKAMAMEASQIAKMLVDVNVSRKEVVDIVRGLTAAKLTAVFNTMNVVEMMMAMQKMRARKIPSNQCHITNVNDNPVLIAADGAEAALRGFDEMETTVAVVRYAPFNALALLIGSQAGRGGTLIQCALEEATELELGMRGITAYAETISVYGTENVFVDGDDTPWSKAFLASAYASRGLKMRFTSGTGSEVQMGYAEGKSMLYLEIRCIMLTRGAGVQGLQNGSVSCIGVPAAVPSGIRAVLAENLCAAMLDMEVASSNDQTFTHSDIRKTARTLMQFLPGTDFICSGYSGVPNYDNMFAGSNWDVDDYDDWNILQRDLKVDGGLRPALEEEVIAVRNKAAKGLQAVFKELGFPAITDEEVEAATYAHGSKDVPARNVVEDLKAAQELMSRGITGIDIVKALAKTGFTDLAEHILNILKQRISGDYLHTSAILDKNFNVISAVNSRNDYQGPGTGYQISNERWNEIKNISQAINPSDYDA